A part of Halobacterium jilantaiense genomic DNA contains:
- a CDS encoding ATP-binding protein, translated as MRRTLNELFTNPDQNAREHNNPPVRVTPDILPDEFYVAADEAGTPYLARADIFESGYSTHVDGTGLWLPIVEYIASSYVQNITMTKSETDGGRFEVWNVSLKQTASESPATTDRP; from the coding sequence ATGCGGAGGACACTCAATGAGCTGTTCACGAACCCTGACCAGAACGCCAGGGAGCATAACAACCCACCAGTGAGGGTGACACCGGATATTCTCCCTGACGAGTTCTACGTCGCGGCCGATGAAGCAGGAACCCCCTATTTAGCGCGCGCCGACATCTTTGAGTCAGGGTATAGTACGCACGTAGATGGAACTGGTCTCTGGTTGCCGATTGTCGAGTACATCGCGAGCTCATATGTTCAGAACATTACCATGACGAAGAGTGAGACGGATGGTGGGCGTTTCGAGGTGTGGAACGTCAGCCTCAAGCAGACCGCTTCCGAGTCACCGGCAACGACCGACCGCCCATAA
- a CDS encoding HalOD1 output domain-containing protein, with protein sequence MGKNTLADSNEEFGLLETETTISVGSRTVTLQSNPTTGTYLVVHDWQADEPLSTTLVTTVAAILEADISELPPLFDRVDSDALDQIFGPVESTGLDRESGCVTFPYSGCLLTVHGDGEIWIQTQPDTPAST encoded by the coding sequence ATGGGCAAGAACACACTAGCCGACAGTAATGAAGAGTTCGGGTTGTTAGAGACAGAAACAACGATATCGGTCGGCTCAAGGACCGTTACGCTCCAATCCAACCCGACGACTGGGACCTATCTTGTAGTCCACGATTGGCAAGCAGACGAGCCGCTCAGTACGACGCTCGTGACTACAGTCGCGGCTATACTAGAGGCTGACATCAGCGAGCTACCCCCACTTTTCGACCGTGTGGATTCCGACGCATTGGACCAGATTTTCGGCCCTGTTGAATCAACTGGCCTCGACCGAGAGTCGGGCTGTGTCACGTTTCCGTACAGTGGCTGCCTCTTAACGGTCCACGGGGACGGCGAGATATGGATTCAGACCCAGCCAGACACTCCAGCGAGTACATGA
- a CDS encoding HalX domain-containing protein, which yields MLVLEDDEGLADLYTVWLSEAYDVRTAYTAAEAYEKFDEDVDVALLDRRLPEESGDEVLDWIAQDYPQCRRVMVTAVNPDVDIVDMPFDDYFLKPIDKDSLLDAVQRLEKQRDYEERVQDLYALVRKRSILQSELSEVERSESEEYARLESEISDLKAALAETNEGFDYEDFRGILRCLGNRQRGD from the coding sequence GTGCTCGTTCTCGAGGATGATGAAGGGCTTGCCGACTTGTACACGGTCTGGCTTTCTGAAGCGTACGACGTCCGAACCGCATACACGGCAGCGGAAGCATACGAAAAGTTCGACGAGGATGTCGACGTCGCGCTCCTCGACCGACGACTCCCGGAAGAATCCGGTGACGAAGTCTTGGACTGGATTGCCCAGGATTACCCGCAATGTCGCCGGGTGATGGTAACCGCAGTCAATCCTGACGTCGACATCGTCGACATGCCCTTCGACGACTACTTTCTCAAGCCAATCGACAAAGACAGTCTCCTTGACGCAGTTCAGCGACTCGAGAAGCAGAGAGACTACGAGGAACGGGTCCAGGACCTGTATGCACTCGTCAGGAAGCGGTCGATCCTACAGTCAGAGCTCAGCGAAGTCGAACGCTCAGAGAGCGAAGAATACGCGCGACTCGAATCTGAGATCTCTGACCTCAAGGCGGCATTGGCAGAGACGAACGAGGGCTTCGATTATGAGGACTTCCGCGGAATCCTTCGCTGCCTTGGGAACCGGCAGCGAGGTGATTAA